A window from Listeria seeligeri serovar 1/2b str. SLCC3954 encodes these proteins:
- a CDS encoding DUF445 domain-containing protein, with translation MSVLFTIILMAVIGGFIGAMTNYIAIRMLFRPYNAIYLFKKRLPFTPGLIPKRRDELAEHIGKVVVSHLLTEDAIRARLLDSTLQKEVTETISHMFHEKMTLETTPNELLETIGYKNAEVRSVDWLRSKLEKELNHFFDKNQSKRVSDLIPSTLEAELREKLPHVTERITTKMADFIASEDGKIQIKQMLQNFFADHGKMGSMARMFINTDTFSEKIQQEGLKLLSQDDTKSLLNGLLTTEWQNFEAKELQELLPGESQPQLTKQLTAEILQAIPYEKLFNQPVQVMLRNYETVITEKIIPFTVERLLDFVAKHSSEMVERLNLANLVETQIATFSLPEIEKLVIEISGRELKMITYLGGVLGGFIGIVQGILAIWI, from the coding sequence CATTTATCTCTTTAAAAAACGATTACCTTTTACACCAGGGCTAATTCCTAAGCGTCGTGATGAACTTGCAGAACATATCGGCAAAGTAGTCGTCAGTCATTTGCTGACAGAAGATGCGATTCGTGCCCGATTGCTTGATTCTACTTTGCAAAAAGAAGTGACAGAAACCATCAGCCATATGTTTCATGAAAAAATGACACTTGAAACAACCCCAAATGAATTACTAGAAACGATAGGCTACAAAAATGCAGAAGTTCGCTCAGTTGATTGGTTGAGAAGTAAATTAGAAAAAGAACTCAATCATTTTTTTGATAAAAATCAATCTAAACGGGTTAGTGATCTAATTCCCTCAACGCTTGAAGCAGAACTTCGGGAAAAGCTGCCCCATGTGACTGAAAGAATAACGACTAAAATGGCAGACTTTATTGCAAGTGAAGATGGTAAAATTCAAATTAAACAAATGCTACAGAATTTTTTTGCGGATCACGGAAAAATGGGAAGTATGGCTAGAATGTTCATTAACACCGATACATTCTCAGAAAAAATTCAACAAGAAGGACTTAAATTGCTCAGCCAAGATGATACGAAAAGCTTGTTGAATGGATTACTTACAACGGAATGGCAAAATTTTGAAGCGAAAGAATTGCAAGAGCTACTTCCAGGAGAAAGTCAACCACAGCTTACGAAACAACTTACAGCAGAGATTCTCCAAGCAATTCCGTATGAAAAATTATTTAATCAACCAGTTCAAGTAATGCTACGAAATTATGAAACGGTTATTACAGAAAAAATCATTCCTTTTACAGTGGAACGATTACTGGATTTTGTTGCTAAACATAGCTCAGAAATGGTGGAACGGTTGAACTTAGCAAATCTTGTCGAAACACAAATCGCCACTTTTTCTTTACCTGAAATCGAAAAATTAGTTATCGAAATTTCTGGAAGAGAATTAAAAATGATTACCTATTTGGGCGGCGTACTTGGTGGTTTTATCGGGATTGTTCAAGGTATTCTCGCAATTTGGATTTAG